TGAACCCCGGGTTAAcagtaacatgtacagtaacatgtaCAAAACACCTTCTGGTCAATCGATAACGGTGATATTAAAATTTCACACAACTACTCAAGCACAGTAGAGGGACCAAATAAGGATtaacaaagaaaacagcaggaGTGTGTACCTGAGCGACAGTGAGTAATCGTTGCGGCACGTCTGGCTGTTTCTAACCAGGTAGGAGTTCTCCTTGCACAGAGTCAGTAAACTCTCTGCATCTGCCCGGCTCAGGGATCCGTGGTACCACCTGCAGGTAAACAGACACGCGTTAATTCTTTGTGTTCATCTTTACTCCATATCTTAATCATCAAGGTTTAAGTGGAAACAGAGATTACTAGCACTGTAATGCCCCATACAGTTACTAGAGAGACAACCACAAATGTGATGGGAAATAGTGATAGGACATTTAGAGCAGATAAAGTTTTAAATGAAACTATTCATTAATTGagaaaacaatttattttatacATAATCATGGAACGTTGATTCTAattttcagcagcagcatatGGTCAGCTTTTTGTGTCAAGATCACAACCTGCTGTACACAATCGATTCTTAGTCAGGCACATGTTCGTTACTGCTCCAATTCCTGGTCTCCATGAGTCAGTCACATTTTGACGCgtctgtgtgcgagtgtgttcACAGAAAACTGTCTTCCCCAGTTCGAGAAACTAGGTGCCAATTGTTGGGCtatataaaattattttttatcatgTTTCATCTTATACTGCTTTTGTTACGGTAATAGCTCAATAACTAACGCTGCACATAAACAGTAAACGTGACGAACACCTGCATAAAAGTTAACTGCTTACACTTTATTCGTCTGTGGTTTTTAAGCAAAGGCATTCAGAGACACTATAATAAAAACTGACTACAAACAGGGGAACGCACACAATTAGACACACCTAGAACATTGCAGCACAATGAAGCACTGCCTTCATATGTGCAGTCCCAAAGGAAATTAAACTTGACACTTTTCAATATCAGACTTTTAAGTACTTTGCTCTGCTCCACTGACTCTCATGATGTAAAACCAATGAAATCCAATTTGTCCCAATGGTCGGGCGAGAAACTTGATGGCACCAAATCAAGGGAAGTCAATTGTATCCACTACAAGGTGAGTTAGATAATGTTGGGATGTCTTAATTAAAATACTGGTGTCAGACATACAGTCATTTGCGTGTTCCCTCAAGCCTGACAAATAATTGTAATATTCTGCTGACAATAAACATAGTAGAGTTCAGAAACATTTCAATAAATGTCACAGTCTATTTAAATAGGATTTGTCTACTTACACTTGTCTCTCTAGTGGCACAAACGGGTCTACTCTCTCTCCCAGCAGAGGAGGAGTGTCGCCAACTAGGCGCAGTGTACTagtctcagctgcagcagatgtggtGCCGGTCTTGGTGAGCCTGGTCTGTTCTGACGGAGCCCACGAGCGCTCTCTGTCTGCCCCTTCAAACTGAACTATGTTCACACAGAGATAAACAATAATTTACTTTAAAGTGACATTTGGTACAAAATCGTGACTACCAAGAAGAACCACGTTACCTGCTAGAGCTTTGGAGATGTTGTCCTTCTTCCACTCCCAGGGCTGGTCGTATTCGTCAGCTGGCCTCTCATCATCCTGAGGCAGCCTGCTCTCCCTGCCGTCTAACAGGCCAAGTCTACCCTCAGTCTTGTGAGTTTGAGgttgctctggagcagcttgaTGGTGATGACGCACTCTCTCCTCATACGGATTATCATACAACTGGGTGCCATCTCCACCCCCAGATCTGTTTGTAATCATGCTGTTTGGCAGTTctacacaacaacacatcaaaTAGTGCTATTAGAGGAGTTTAGTTTGCACTTAAAAGCACTCATAATTTTTCTACTGCTCTCCACATATTAGCATACCTTACAGAAAAAGATCTTAATACCATTTCATTTAATTAACAAACCTGAGATAATCCGCTGTGCCTCAAATGGTTCCATATAACTGCAGCAGTCTGTTGGTACAGGGGTGGGTTCCCAGCGTGCCCTCGAGTCTAGACGTGCATCAAATGGGTCTGAGTAGTCTGTGTCAGCGTCAGAAGCTGCTGGGGCAGAGGGAACCACCttgggaggaagaaagaaacaaaagggcATCAAAGTAATCACTGGACTTGCTTCAAGATTTGaaaaatgtatgtgtgtgtataaaagtAGTGAATATAATAGACATCCTTACAGGTTCTTCTTGTATCGTGACTGGACTCAGGGGGATTTTACAACGTCCAAACTCCTGAGAGTCCACCTTAATTAGTCTGTGTTTTGGTGACACCACCTTTACctgattttaaaacaaaaaacactttgaaaacTGTAACCCATTAAGAACATGTCTGCACTAACAAGCTGGAGCCAAGCCTTACCTCCACACCATTGGGCAGTACCGAACTAAActcagggaaggagggaaggctCAGTGTGGcactgcaggagctgaaaccaCCATTCTGGTGCTCCTTATCACAGTGTTGGTAAGGGTCCTCAAAGTCTAGCTCCTTCTGAGCTCGGTATGCCCTTAAAATCTCACTCTCACTGTAATCTGGTCTCGGGGGCTGTGGAGGGTCACGCCTGCTGCCAAAGTTTAGGTAGTCCTTCAGCCACTTTGCCATGGATCTGGAAGTTAATATCAAAAAGACTTGACTGAATTTTTTTGTGCATTGGTGTATTTATTATCACCATTCCAGCTGAGGCAGAGCAAGATGCAAAATTTGTGTAACTacacaaaacagcttttaattatgttcACTTCAGTACCTAATCAAAATAAACTGATCAACAGTGACATTTCTTTTACTTCTGCCAACGTTTATCTGCACAGTGCGACCTTTGTTTACGTTTTACCAACTAGCTGTATGTTAATTACATGCTCGATCAAATGAGATCCTACAACatagtagtttttttttaatcactgaTAGTCAGCGATGCAACCTAATTACAAAACAGTGGCCGTGTGTTATGGTCTGTTTGGGACTTTTGTTTACTCACGTTACTCTAGCTAAAGTAGTCAAATCCCcataaaaacattgtttgaTAAAAAGAAACGCACTGAAATTCAAACAATCAATCAACAGGTCCAGTGGAAATGCTTCCTTTGGTCAACTACAGTAACCTTTACTTTAAGATGAGGTAGAAATGGCAGTTTAAGCAAGCTAAAATGCTATGCTAACTGAGTCAAAGTTAAATCACAGCTGACGATTGCTAAGTTACTTAGCATTAGGTGCTAAATTAGTGTCTTAAATACTAATTTTTATTTAAACGGGTAAATTGTGGATAAAGTTTACTTCCAGACTGCAAAGCCAATCTTAACACACTGTTAAGCTTTTTGTGATACTTATTAAGGAAACATAGTTAACATCAAAGTAACTGAACTCGTATAATAGCGTTGTGAACATGCCAAAGCTAACTCATTAGCCACGTTAGCTCGATAACAACAGCTAAGATAACGTCTGAACTGTTATAAGCTAACGGCCGCTTTTAAGAGCTCACCCTCTTTCTTTGCATTGACGGCTCCTCGTTCCTGTTGTGTTCTCCTGGTTACCATTCGCCGCCTCGTAAATGCTGCGtagtctaaaaataaaacattgtcatcCGTGAAATCCGTCCTGCTTTGAGCCAAGCAGGTCAGTCAGCTAATGTTAGCCGGACCAGCGCAGACAGTCTCCGACACAACGCTCACGGGCGCCGCGCTCGGCCTTAAAGGAGAGCGATGAGCTATTTTTGGTTGGTCGACAAAAACTAGCAAGAGCTGAAGGCACAGCTTCATCCACGCGTGCAGCTCCAGTGATGCGGATGTGCTCTATTAAAACCAAAGTCTGCTAATAATCGTCACTCACTTTTATCCAGTAGTAGAAGCATTAAGGAAGGAATTACTTTGTCGTCACGTGGTAATAAAAAGCACGATTAAAACGAGTAAAACTGAGACAAAATATGTATTGAAAATATATTTAGTGAACTTTAAGGTGTAATGAGTATTTTCTTTGCAAGTACATTTCTTTTTCAGAACTACTacataataaaaaagacaacaatTGAGTATTTGGATGTTGAGGTGAGATTGATTTATCACCTGTGTATGACATGTTAAAGGACAGTGATTGAGGCCAATTGGCAATTACTCTAACCTTTGAGAGCACACGTTTGTAGCCATGACTACAACATTTaatagaaacagaaagacaaaagagTTACACGGGTTTTAATAAGCACTAGAATATACATCAAATATTTTACTTAAGTTTGTTTCACAAAAAATTAAACCGCATTTTTCTGTGCTAAATGTCCATTAAAAGGCCAATTTTAGCAGACAGTCAAAGGCTGCACTGCGTTTAATTAAAAATCAACACAGTCCTGCTCTTGATGAGTGTTCTTCAACACTGTGAAATACATCCTCTTTACGGAAAGGGTTTTATAGGACAGAACGGTTTATGTACAGCATTACAAAAAGGTTCTCCCTCTATTCCTTTCTGCATCAGTCACACTGTTGCGTATACATCAATATTCTTCTCATTCGCTGTCATTGCTGTCACTGTCTGAATACGCCCCCAGCAGGCTAAGCGATGACGACCCGTTTTGCGTGGTGACGGGCTTTGACGCAGCCGCCAACGCCTTTGAATCTGTAACACAACATATACAACGACTGTGTGAGGAAGTAAACAACCAAATCTACAACATTAAACAATAGTACTGATGAGGTCAAACTGTATTAGATACTAGTGTGTTACCTGTTAgtgaagctggagcagaagcagccacTGGACTGGATTTTGTGACCGCTGATGTGGATTTCTTTCTCACCACCAAGGACCCTAGTGCCTTTCCACTACCCAGGGTCCCCACACTCCTCTCCCAGGTCTCCACCTTAGCTCTTTTTACTCCTCCAGATGTGGCTCCctggaaaacaacaaatgtaGAGTTCATCAAGGTGCACGGCACGGAAATAGGTTCATGGCAACCATTAGTTGTATGCATGCGGTCAGACAaacctgtgtttctgtgtttctttctgtaGTGAGGATGTCAGTTGGTTTGTCTGTGCTGGCCACGTTTGCCTGTAAGCTGttgctctcctcttccttctctgaATCCGAGTCAGAGTCTCTAAGTCTTTTCACAAGGGCACGTTCCAACATCTCTCTGTGAAATAAAGGCACATTCAGTTTTACCATAACTTATCAAGACACAGGAGGAGAATAAATTCCAGATCTGGGCAGTTATTCTGTAAGCTCTATTTGGTGTTTGCTCACGAACTTTGTCTCTCGCTCATCTTCTTCTTGttgtctctccttctccttcttctccagtTCTCTGTACTGGTCAATCATTCCCTCAAAATCCACCTGAGCCTGCCTCTGGTTCAACTCCTTTAGCTCCTGCAGGTTCTCCAAAACCTCCATCTCTAACTTGGAATCCTTTGTGCGATTTTCCAGCACCTGAGAGAGCATTGGAAAAGGAGTTAACTTTGCATTCCTATTGCCTTCGTACAGCTCATGTTTACACACCGACCTTCATGGGGTTGTTCAGTTCCTCATCTTCTCTTTCCTGCTGGACCcgcttctcttcttcctccatcagtTTCTCTGCCTGGAAGTTTCGTGTTGCGCCGTGCTCCATTGCATAGTCTGTGTTCTCTGGGTCAGTCTGAAGTCACAACATGAGCGATGAGTGCAAAACACTTTATGCATGTGTCATACAGGAGACTGTGAATTAAATACTCTCACCTTAAACGTAATCTCAGCAAGACATCGAGTACATTTGATGTAGAACCGGAAGATGGGCAGTCCCATGTACAGCTCGTTCTGAACGGTCTCTTTGCGTGCATTGAATTTCTTTCCTTTGTAGATATACTCGCCACACGTTttacacctgcacacagacaatGCCACAACATTTACAAAACTAATCCTAATTTGAAAACTACTGATGATAAGTAGATGAAACTGAAAACCTCCATACCTCATATTAAACGGAGCCATCAATCTGACCACATACTGTCGATCTTTGGGAAGTTTGAGCTTTGGGATTTTGGCCGGATCAAAATCCGGAGGGTAGTATTTCTGTGAAAGACAAATACGAGTTGCTGCAGAATATATAGAATAGCGAGTAAACTCCACAGTAGCAGACACAGTAAGTAATTTCTACAAAAAAGTAATCAAACACTGCTCTGGGAGTTAGCTTGCAAGCTAGCTTTAGCCTGCTGGGTTTCCCCATACAGCCGTATGCCAATAGAAGAACTTTCAACATTGCTAAATATCTAGTTGTTAACAAACATATACTTACATTTAGAACTTTTCTTTCCgacattgttgtttttgtttaaagcCGACAGAAAGACAACGCAGCTAAAGAGATCAACCTTCAACTTATCTACAGTAATATAAACTTCCGGTTGCTCGTTTTATTGCTTCCGTGATTTAAAGTCAGCTGCTGCCCCCTTGCGGAGAAGATGAACATgtgcagcaaaaataaaaaatctacTATTTTTACTTTCAAATTACATTGAATGTGGATCACTAAACTTATGGTTAGTAAAATATTTCCATCTTTGTCCATCTGTTACTGAGTGTCTTACACttcttcagttttatttgtGATAACATAATGCAGGAAATAATgccattcagttttttttacataGAAATGACTATCATATCAAAACAAGCCACAACACAGGAGAGCCAACACCTGAGCTCGAGAGACAGACGTGAGCTTAGGTTTGTAAAAGCAGCAATTTGCTGGTATCAGATTTTTTATCAGTACAATTTGACCTTGGACCACTGGATCATTAAAGTGTAATTTAAAAGTTTATTCTATCTATCGAATGAGCCATAGCTTTATATAATGTTGatcttgttttctgtctcttgCAGAGACTATAGACACAATGACGCAACTATCCCTCAGAGGTAACACAAGTGGACAGTAATGTGACGTCCATGACAGTCTTggtgtgcaaacacacacgtacactcGTTGCCCCAGGGGTTGGTTAAGGTTAATCCATCAAAAGGAAATTGGATGTTGATTACAGATTGGTGTCAAGGGGGGTTAACCTGAGGCCAGATATCAGCTTTATTAAACACAGACGGCTGGAGAAGACGGGCAAAATAGATTAGAAACGAAATgcaatatataaaaaacattatGCATATGTACAGGTTTTATTTTCAGATTTATATTTGAACATGTACGTCTTATATTTTTTGATCTATGTACTGAGGCCTAGTTACTGGCACTTTACTTTGGCAAAACGCCTCATAATGGTTAGtgtgcacaaaacacacatatgACGTATATGTGACATACACGTCATGGAAATAAATTTGATTCCTGTCCAGCTTCTACACTATCATGCCAGACATGTCTTGCAGAGTACCATCCTTGATTTCATTGGGTCAGGTCCCTTCCTGTTAAATATACAAAGGTGCTGAGCAGTGCCACCCGGgtcaaagtctccatgaatatTTCACAGGCTGGCTGATGTCAACAGCAGCTATAAGAGGGGGGTGTCTGTACAGGAACCTTCCAAAGACCCCACACATCACCCCACCAAACTGAAGAGCTCTTCCTGTTTGGGTTTCAGCACCATGGCCAGCGCCCGGACTCTCCTCCTCGCggtcacctgctgctgcgcctACCTGTGGCTCGCTCGTGCTGAGGACTCCTCACTGGAAACACGCTCGTTGGATTTTCCTCTGAAAACCCAACAGGAAAAGGATTTGGTGAATAACCTATAACCCTGCTAAATGTTCAAGTTTTGAATAAACTGATTAATTATGCTGATTGTACTGTTTGCATTTTTATCCACAGATTGACGCGCTACAAGAAGTTCTGGAGAAGCTGAGGAACAAAGAGATGCCCTTAGAGAAAAAGCTTGGCTGGTTGCCCTCGGTAAGTACACAGAAGGCTTGTGGAGTTAATTATTAGTGTCACTTCACTTGGTTGTTCACTCGTTTTTAAATTTTGAActtcaaaatgtgttttgtttttacatcaaatgtttttaaactatgttttgttgtcttgttttaaatatttacattttcatttggGCTGTTAACGAATCCAGACACATAAACCTTAGATAATTATTCTCATTAAAGTTCGAGATATTAAATAAAGCTGTAAATAAGTGTCCGCATTTACCGtgtgttgcttttctctccccAGTGTGACGCAGGGGAGCCATGCGCCGTGCGTAAAGGCGCGCGCATCGGCACACTGTGCAGCTGTCCCCGGGGAACTGCGTGTAACTTTTATGTTCTCAAGTGTTTGTGAATGAAGAAACAGGCAGAGATTTCAGTGGACCTGAGTGACTATGAATATGTCCCCACCCCAAGATAAAACAGGGAAGGGATTACTGTTGTCGTTGTCCTCGTGAAAAGCATACGGTTAATAAAATTTGTCGTTATTTCATAAATATGAAGAGGAATATGTCTTGAAATTGTTCAGTGTTCTGTTtatgtctgtctctgtttcagctttttttattgATGTGATACAGAGGgaatttatttgtatttgatgGTGGCATCTTGTGACTTTTTGGAGTTTTGTCATAAATACTTGTTTATCATCTGTGGTCTCGACATTTGTATGATGAGCTCAGTGAATAAACTTTTAAATCCAAGGGTTGtcatattcatttttttattttaaagcccATCAcgtgtttgtcattttctgttGGTTATAATATGCTATAGCTACAAAGAGCTGCCAAGGAGCAGCCGTGAAAACAAAGAATGCACCGATTCATTTTTCCACGTGTCATCAATAATTCAGCCTCTTCCTACGCTTTCTCTAATGCATGGCGGCAATCCAGCACCCCAGCTGTCATCTCTCTGCGCTAAAAGGCGCTGTCAGGCGttttcaatgacatcatatcCAAGTGCAAGTTTCCAACATGGCGTCCGGCCGGGTGCTGAAGAGGGAGGTCCAGGAGGAGCCGAGGCGCGCTGCGACCGCAAACACGGACTTCTGCTTCCACAAACACTCCCTGCTCATCATTATCGGACGGACCGCTCACCTCAGCCAGATTGGACACATCAGCACGGAAATT
Above is a window of Betta splendens chromosome 22, fBetSpl5.4, whole genome shotgun sequence DNA encoding:
- the shda gene encoding src homology 2 domain containing transforming protein D, a; this encodes MAKWLKDYLNFGSRRDPPQPPRPDYSESEILRAYRAQKELDFEDPYQHCDKEHQNGGFSSCSATLSLPSFPEFSSVLPNGVEVKVVSPKHRLIKVDSQEFGRCKIPLSPVTIQEEPVVPSAPAASDADTDYSDPFDARLDSRARWEPTPVPTDCCSYMEPFEAQRIISELPNSMITNRSGGGDGTQLYDNPYEERVRHHHQAAPEQPQTHKTEGRLGLLDGRESRLPQDDERPADEYDQPWEWKKDNISKALAVQFEGADRERSWAPSEQTRLTKTGTTSAAAETSTLRLVGDTPPLLGERVDPFVPLERQVWYHGSLSRADAESLLTLCKENSYLVRNSQTCRNDYSLSLRSCKGFMHMKFTQSADGCYVLGENSPPFSSIPEVIHYYTTHKLPIRGAEHMSLLYPVIVQTL
- the yju2 gene encoding splicing factor YJU2; translation: MSERKVLNKYYPPDFDPAKIPKLKLPKDRQYVVRLMAPFNMRCKTCGEYIYKGKKFNARKETVQNELYMGLPIFRFYIKCTRCLAEITFKTDPENTDYAMEHGATRNFQAEKLMEEEEKRVQQEREDEELNNPMKVLENRTKDSKLEMEVLENLQELKELNQRQAQVDFEGMIDQYRELEKKEKERQQEEDERETKEMLERALVKRLRDSDSDSEKEEESNSLQANVASTDKPTDILTTERNTETQGATSGGVKRAKVETWERSVGTLGSGKALGSLVVRKKSTSAVTKSSPVAASAPASLTDSKALAAASKPVTTQNGSSSLSLLGAYSDSDSNDSE
- the LOC114848612 gene encoding cocaine- and amphetamine-regulated transcript protein-like codes for the protein MTIISKQATTQESQHLSSRDRRELRDYRHNDATIPQSTMASARTLLLAVTCCCAYLWLARAEDSSLETRSLDFPLKTQQEKDLIDALQEVLEKLRNKEMPLEKKLGWLPSCDAGEPCAVRKGARIGTLCSCPRGTACNFYVLKCL